TTGGAGCCAAAGCTACTGAAATTATTTTTACCAGAAATACGACCGAAAGCCTCAACTTACTGGCTTATGCATGGGGACTAGCTCATTTAAAGACTGGTGATGAAATTATCGTTTCTTTGATGGAGCATCATTCCAATATTGTGCCTTGGCAAATAATAGCAGCTCAAACCAGAGCTAAACTCCTTTTTGTAGGGCTTACTGAAGATGGTGAGCTAAATTTAGGTCCCAAACCTGGTGGCTTAAATCACTTGCTTAGCAAAAAGACAAAAATAGTCAGTCTGACCCATATTTCCAATGTCTTAGGAACGATCAATCCCCTAGCCCAGATCTTTAAAAAGGTGAAACGGTTTAACCCCAATATTATCTGTATAGCTGATGGAGCTCAGAGTGTGCCTCATATGCCTGTTAACGTGGCTAGCTTGCATGCAGATTTTTTAGCTTTTTCCGGTCATAAAATCTGTGGGCCGATGGGAATTGGAGTGCTGTGGGGTAAGGAGGAACTTTTAGAAACTATGCCACCATTTTTAGGTGGAGGCGATATGATTAAAGCGGTCTATCTTGATAAAGCTGAGTATAAAGACCTGCCTCACAAATTTGAAGCTGGCACACCCAACGTAGCTGGAGCAGTTGGTTTAAAAACTGCTTTGGAATACATTCAAACTATTGGTATTGAGGCTATTGCTAGTCATGAACAAGAATTAGTTAACTATGCTCTTGCCCAACTTAAGAAAGTTACAGAAGCAATAGTGTACGGACCAGATAATCGCAGTGGCTTAATAGCCTTTTCTTATAAAGGTGTTCATGCTCATGATGTGGGACAAGTTTTAGCCAATGATGGAATTGCAGTTCGGTCTGGCCAGCACTGCACTATGCCGCTTCATGAACACTTGTCTTGTTTAGCTACCACCAGACTATCTTTATATATATACAACAGCAAAAATGATATTGACCAGCTCATGACCAGCTTAGAAAAAGTTAAAAAAGTTTTTAGTATTTAAGGAGTAATTATGGATATTTACCGTAATGATTTAGTAAAGCTTTTCAAAAATCCGCACAACTTTGGCACCATGAAACAGGCTGATATTACTATTGATGATGTCAATGTTAACTGTGGTGACCAGATCAAAATGCAGGTTAAGTTGGACAAAGCTGGCAAAAAAATTACTGATATTAAATTTGTTTGTTTTGGTTGTCTGGTTTGTGTGACGGCCACCTCGGTTTTAACAGATATGGTTAAAGGTAAAACGGTGGAAGAAGCTAAAAAAATTACTATGGCCGATTTGCAAAAAGCACTCAATATTAAAATCGGGCCAGGGAAATTTAACTGCATTAATTTAGGACTTAATGCTTTGGTAGGAGGATTGAAAAAATATGAAAATGGGAGTAAAAAATAAAAGAGCAAAATTTAAATTTTATGAAAAAAATGACTAATAAAAAAATCAGCAAAACTCAAAATATAGCTCAAATCGCTCAGCAAAATCCTGAAGCTGTCCATAAACTGGTCAGTGATTACGGCTTGCACTGTTTGGGTTGTCCGATGGCAGCTTTTGAAAGTTTAGAAGAAGGAGCTCAAGCTCATGGCATGAGCGCTGAAGAAATTGATAGCATGATAGAAGAGCTTAATAAAAAGAAATAATGCTTCCAGCTACCTTAGTTACTACCCAGTTAATAGATCGATACCAGCTTTCAGCTAGTTGTGTAGAACTGACTTTACTATTATCTAAACCAGTTCGATTTGAACCTGGCCAATATCTCAATTTACAACTCGAGCAGTTTCGAGCTTACTCAGTTGCCTGGCAAGCTTCGGATTTGCGAACAATCAAGCTCTGTATTGATACAAGTAGTGCTGGGATTGGATCTAGTTTTGCTGCTACTGCTCCACTTGGGACTAAAACCCCAGCTCTTATGCCCATGGGTAAATTTTTATTGTCAAATAAAGATATGCCTACTCTATTTATTGCTACCGGAGTTGGTATTGCCCCCTTTCGGTTTATGTTGTCAGTCTTACGGAGTAAACAGCCAATCACATTAATTTGGGGACTACGTCATGATAAGGACATTTTTTGGCAGGATGATTGGGAACATTTGACCAAGCGATTATCACATTTTTCCTATCAACTTTGTTTGTCAAAAGAAAATAAAAATCCTTACTACTATGGTCGGGTCACTAATTGGCTCAAAGAACAAGTAAACTTTTCTAATCATCAGGTATATATTTGTGGCAATCGAGCTATGATTGATGAAGTTAAGCAGATTTTAATTGCAAAACAAATTGCCGAGGACAATATCTATACAGAAAAGTTAAACTAAATAGTATGACTGATTACGACATTAGTATTGACCAAAAAAAATGTATTGCCGCGGCTTCGTGTGTGGCGGTAGCTATGAATACCTTTAGCTTAAATCAAGACAACGTAGCTGAGGTTATCAACGAAACAGGCGATAGTAGTGAGCTTATCTTGCTAGCAGCCCAATCCTGTCCTACCCAAGCTATTATTTTGAAAGAGAAAAAATCAGGTCGGCAAATCTGGCCAAAGGCCTAATTTTGCATTCTTACCCTTGACAAGAACAGGCATTTTCCTCTAGTATGAAGCCACACCTCTGTTTAACAGAGGAACTAAGCAAGCAAACACGTATTCTCGGGGGGAGGTGATATTAAATGGCCTACAAATTTACTAATTCTAAGAATGTAGATTACTATCTACACTACCGAGATGTTACCCTTCGTGGTGGCAGACAACAACGGATTTACTTTTTTGCCCGAGAAGTTCGCGATAATGCTCTGGATGCAGTTCCAGCTGGCTATAAAGTCGTTGAAACTGAGAGAACTGGCATGCCAGTTTTGAAGAAAGCTAACTAATCCGTCTTTGTCGGAAAAAGACAACAATCCTTAAGTCTCAAACTTAGGGATTGTTTTTTTATGCGGAGATTTTGCTAATTTTTTTATGAAACCTAATTCGGAGTTTGTTAAAAACTGTGCTCCAAAAATTACCAAAATACACCCAGGAAACTAAGAGTAAAGTGATAATAATAATAGCGTCATAGGATTTGCGAACCCAGTAATTATCTCGTAGATAAATCCACATTCCAAATTCATCAAACGCCCAACCCAAGCCCAAGCCATACAAAATAGCTGTTTGTTTAGGATGTTTATGATGATAATCATTTAAAGCGGCAAAACCAGCAATGGCTAGCAAAATCACCCCCAGGACAAAATGGTGGATATGACCACCACTCGTACTAAGCAGTGACAAAACTGAAACATGGGGAAGAAAATAAACGTAGATTCTAGCCAAGACAAAGATAAATAAAAACGAATACAATACCCAAAACATCAGCTCCTGCTGTTTGGCCACTACCATTTTTTTGTAGACTGAGCGGAAGATTTTTTTAAATATCTTCATAAAATACCAATTTTAGTTTATACTGCAAAAACTTATTGTACTATATTGCTTAATTATGCCAGAACTTCCAGAGGTTGAAACCCTGACCAAACAGCTACGAACCGTTTTGATTGGCAAAACTATTACCAAGATTACAGTGTATCGAGCTAAAAATTTTGTTGGCTCTGTTACACTACTCAATCAGCAAACAGTTGAAAGTATTAGTCGCCGCGCCAAAATTATCATATTCCACTTTCAAAATCCCTGGCCAGTTCTGCTAGTCCATTTAAAAATGACTGGTCAGCTCATTTATGTAGGTGATAGCAAAAAAGGTAAGAAAGCAAAAAAAATTGTAGGAGGTCATCCAACCTTGGATTGGATCAATGCACTGCCTAGTAAACATACCAGAGTTCAGATTAGTTTTTCCGACAAAAGCCAACTATTTTTTAATGATCAGCGTACCTTTGGTTGGCTCAAAGTTGTACTAAACAAAAAACAGCTGGATCAGGAACTGGCTAATTTTAGTCCAATTGAACCGCTCAAAAAATCGTTTACTCCTGCTTATTTAGCCCAAATGCTTGCTAAATCCAGTCGGCCGGTCAAGATTGTCATTATGGAACAAAAACTACTGGCAGGAGTTGGCAATATTTATGCCAATGACGGTTTATGGTTAGCCAGGATTGATCCCCGTCGGCCAGCTAATAGTTTAAATAAATCTGAGATTAAAAAATTACATGACAGTTTAAATACAGTTATTGCAGCCGGGATTGCTCATGGTGGAGCCTCAGAAAGTACCTATAAGCAGTTGGATGGGATGTTGGGCTCATATCAAAACCATTTTCTAACCTATAAAAGAGATGGCCAAGCTTGTTCCCATTGTGGGACGAAACTTGTTAAAATACAGCTAGGAGGTCGAGGCACCTTCTTTTGCCCGCACTGCCAGAAATAGGACATTATGCGCTTGCAATCCTTACAACTTCACAACTTTCGTTCATATACACAGCAAAGTTTTGCTTTTAGTAAAAATGCCGCAGTTTTAATTGGACCCAATGCTATTGGCAAAACCAATGTGGTTGAAGCTGTGACTTTACTGGCGATTGGAAAAAGTTTTCGAGCCGGTCGTGATGAAGAAATGGTGCACTTTGGCGAAGACTTTGGTAGGGTGAGTGCTGATGTTGATGGTCAGAGTTTAGAAATAGTTTTAACCAGAGGCCAATGGCAGGGTAAAAAAGTAGCTAAAAAACGGTTTTTGTTAAGTGGGGTAGCTAAGCGGCGTAAAGATTTTATCGGCAGACTGAAAATAGTTTTGTTCCAACCTCAAGATATTGATTTAGTTTTAGGTAGTCCTAGTCGGCGTCGTGATTATTTAGATATGGTTTTGTCCCAAATTGATAGTGAATATGATCGGTCACTGCTGTCTTATCAAAAAGGGGTGCGTCAACGCAACAAACTTTTGACTGCTATCTCTGAAGGTAGAGCCAAAATAAGTCAGTTGGAATTTTGGGATCGGCTCCTAGCCAAAGATGGTGAAATAATTAGTCAAAAACGGGCTGATTATCTAGACTTTTTGAATCGTTTGGCTGCTCAAGCTTCCTTTCGACATCAACTGCTTGGTACTAATGGTAATGATGATTTATTGCCGGAATTTA
Above is a window of Candidatus Beckwithbacteria bacterium DNA encoding:
- a CDS encoding iron-sulfur cluster assembly scaffold protein: MDIYRNDLVKLFKNPHNFGTMKQADITIDDVNVNCGDQIKMQVKLDKAGKKITDIKFVCFGCLVCVTATSVLTDMVKGKTVEEAKKITMADLQKALNIKIGPGKFNCINLGLNALVGGLKKYENGSKK
- a CDS encoding cysteine desulfurase, whose product is MLDVQKLRQDFPIFQRTMNGKPLVYLDSGATTQKPQQVITAVSNYYQQHNANVNRGVYELAEESTQMYEAARQAVAQFIGAKATEIIFTRNTTESLNLLAYAWGLAHLKTGDEIIVSLMEHHSNIVPWQIIAAQTRAKLLFVGLTEDGELNLGPKPGGLNHLLSKKTKIVSLTHISNVLGTINPLAQIFKKVKRFNPNIICIADGAQSVPHMPVNVASLHADFLAFSGHKICGPMGIGVLWGKEELLETMPPFLGGGDMIKAVYLDKAEYKDLPHKFEAGTPNVAGAVGLKTALEYIQTIGIEAIASHEQELVNYALAQLKKVTEAIVYGPDNRSGLIAFSYKGVHAHDVGQVLANDGIAVRSGQHCTMPLHEHLSCLATTRLSLYIYNSKNDIDQLMTSLEKVKKVFSI
- a CDS encoding DNA replication/repair protein RecF; translation: MRLQSLQLHNFRSYTQQSFAFSKNAAVLIGPNAIGKTNVVEAVTLLAIGKSFRAGRDEEMVHFGEDFGRVSADVDGQSLEIVLTRGQWQGKKVAKKRFLLSGVAKRRKDFIGRLKIVLFQPQDIDLVLGSPSRRRDYLDMVLSQIDSEYDRSLLSYQKGVRQRNKLLTAISEGRAKISQLEFWDRLLAKDGEIISQKRADYLDFLNRLAAQASFRHQLLGTNGNDDLLPEFSFAYKPNRISLQRLKNHQAAEVATGVTLVGPHRDDFTFMHQHDSEEPTALATYGSRGEQRMSVLALKLGELTFVKTKTQEEPVLLLDDIFSELDHPHQEIVLRIIGKQQTIMTTTDLKLFGKKMLADLQVIQL
- a CDS encoding DUF1858 domain-containing protein, encoding MTNKKISKTQNIAQIAQQNPEAVHKLVSDYGLHCLGCPMAAFESLEEGAQAHGMSAEEIDSMIEELNKKK
- the mutM gene encoding bifunctional DNA-formamidopyrimidine glycosylase/DNA-(apurinic or apyrimidinic site) lyase, whose protein sequence is MPELPEVETLTKQLRTVLIGKTITKITVYRAKNFVGSVTLLNQQTVESISRRAKIIIFHFQNPWPVLLVHLKMTGQLIYVGDSKKGKKAKKIVGGHPTLDWINALPSKHTRVQISFSDKSQLFFNDQRTFGWLKVVLNKKQLDQELANFSPIEPLKKSFTPAYLAQMLAKSSRPVKIVIMEQKLLAGVGNIYANDGLWLARIDPRRPANSLNKSEIKKLHDSLNTVIAAGIAHGGASESTYKQLDGMLGSYQNHFLTYKRDGQACSHCGTKLVKIQLGGRGTFFCPHCQK
- a CDS encoding ferredoxin; this encodes MTDYDISIDQKKCIAAASCVAVAMNTFSLNQDNVAEVINETGDSSELILLAAQSCPTQAIILKEKKSGRQIWPKA